A genomic region of Pelodiscus sinensis isolate JC-2024 chromosome 1, ASM4963464v1, whole genome shotgun sequence contains the following coding sequences:
- the ATP6V0A4 gene encoding V-type proton ATPase 116 kDa subunit a 4 has translation MASMFRSEEMCLSQLFLQVEAAYCCVAELGELGLVQFRDLNMNVNSFQRRFVNEVRRCESLERILRFLENEMASEIVIFKPEQYPETPLPREMIDLEIVLEKLEGELQEANQNQQTLKQNFLELTELKHLLKKTQDFFETETNLPDDFFNEDTSGLLELRSTSAAAAAKLGFTAGVIKRERMVPFERLLWRACRGNIYLKYTEMDTSLEDPITKEQMKKNVFIIFYQGEQLKQKIRKICDGFRATVYSCPESAAERREMADGVNTRIEDLNTVITQTESHRQRLLREAAANLYTWGIKVKKIKAIYHILNCCNIDVTQQCVIAEIWFPVADTSRIKRALCKGMERSGSAISPLLTVIQSKMSPPTFNRTNKFTAGFQNIVDAYGVGSYREMNPAPYTIITFPFLFAVMFGDCGHGAVMLGFALWMVTNEKTLLAQKSTNEIWNTFFGGRYLILLMGIFSIYTGFIYNDCFSKSFNIFGSSWHTRPMFRNNTWNNHILEESPLLQLDPAVPGVYSGNPYPFGIDPIWNIAANKLTFLNSYKMKMSVVMGITQMVFGVILSLFNHIYFKKTINIVLQFIPEMIFILCLFGYLVFMIIFKWCRFDVHISQRAPSILIHFINMFLFNYNDPTNGPLYPHQEEVQSFLVICALIAVPWMLIFKPFILRANHQKAQSMLQSSAISENPAGDTEVEILASNHTTKASQEDHSGGHGGHDDHEEEFNFGDIFVHQAIHTIEYCLGCISNTASYLRLWALSLAHAQLSEVLWTMVMNIGLKNSGWGGLIGVFIIFAIFAVLTIAILLVMEGLSAFLHALRLHWVEFQNKFYVGMGYKFSPFSFKQIIDGTTEE, from the exons ATGGCGTCCATGTTCCGGAGCGAGGAGATGTGTCTGTCGCAGCTGTTTCTGCAAGTGGAGGCTGCCTACTGCTGTGTGGCAGAGCTTGGAGAGCTGGGCCTGGTCCAGTTCAGAGAT TTGAATATGAATGTGAACAGCTTCCAGAGAAGGTTTGTGAATGAAGTCAGAAGATGTGAATCCTTGGAAAGGATCCTCC GCTTTCTGGAAAATGAGATGGCAAGTGAGATTGTGATTTTCAAGCCGGAACAGTATCCCGAGACCCCTCTGCCTCGAGAAATGATTGATTTGGAG ATAGttctggagaaattggagggtgAGCTTCAGGAAGCCAATCAGAATCAGCAAACCTTGAAACAGAACTTTCTAGAACTGACGGAACTAAAACATCTTCTGAAGAAAACTCAGGACTTCTTTGAG ACCGAGACCAATCTGCCAGATGACTTCTTCAACGAAGACACTTCTGGTCTGTTGGAATTAAGAAGTACTTCTGCCGCAGCAGCTGCAAAGCTGGG ATTCACAGCAGGGGTGATAAAAAGGGAAAGGATGGTGCCTTTCGAGCGTTTACTATGGAGAGCCTGCAGGGGTAACATCTATTTGAAGTACACAGAAATGGATACTTCCCTGGAGGACCCTATTACA AAAGAACAGATGAAAAAGAACGTGTTCATCATCTTCTATCAAGGAGAGCAGCTCAAACAAAAAATCAGGAAGATTTGTGATGG ATTTCGTGCTACGGTATATTCCTGTCCAGAGTCTGCCGCGGAACGTCGGGAAATGGCTGATGGTGTGAACACAAGGATTGAGGATTTAAACACA GTGATAACCCAAACGGAATCCCACCGCCAGAGGCTGCTGCGTGAGGCAGCTGCAAACTTGTACACGTGGGGAATCAAGGTGAAGAAAATCAAGGCCATCTACCACATCCTGAATTGCTGTAACATTGATGTCACCCAGCAGTGCGTCATCGCTGAGATCTGGTTCCCAGTGGCAGACACCAGCCGGATAAAAAGGGCTCTGTGCAAGGGAATG GAACGTAGCGGCTCTGCCATCTCCCCTCTCCTGACTGTGATACAGTCAAAGATGTCCCCGCCCACGTTCAACAGAACCAACAAGTTCACTGCAGGCTTCCAGAACATTGTGGATGCCTACGGCGTGGGGAGCTACAGGGAGATGAATCCAG CTCCATACACTATAATCACCTTCCCCTTCTTGTTCGCGGTGATGTTTGGAGATTGTGGCCATGGTGCTGTCATGCTGGGCTTCGCCCTTTGGATGGTCACTAACGAGAAAACACTGTTGGCTCAGAAAAGCACTAATGAG ATTTGGAACACTTTCTTTGGTGGGCGCTACTTGATCCTGCTCATGGGCATATTCTCCATTTATACTGGCTTTATCTACAATGACTGCTTCTCCAAATCTTTCAACATCTTTGGCTCTTCTTGGCATACCCGCCCCATGTTTAGAAACAACACGTGGAA CAACCATATTCTTGAAGAAAGTCCTCTATTGCAGTTGGATCCTGCGGTCCCTGGAGTCTACTCAGGAAATCCATATCCATTTGGAATTGATCCG ATCTGGAACATCGCGGCAAACAAGCTGACGTTCTTAAACTCCTACAAAATGAAGATGTCGGTCGTCATGGGGATTACGCAGATGGTGTTTGGGGTCATACTCAGTCTTTTCAACCACAT CTACTTCAAGAAAACCATAAACATCGTCCTGCAGTTCATTCCAGAAATGATCTTTATCCTCTGCCTGTTTGGGTACCTGGTCttcatgattatttttaaatggtgcCGATTCGATGTCCACATATCCCAGCGTGCACCTAGCATTCTCATCCACTTCATCAACATGTTTCTGTTTAATTACAACGATCCTACAAACGGCCCCTTATATCCACACCAG GAAGAAGTCCAGAGCTTTCTGGTCATCTGTGCCTTGATAGCTGTTCCGTGGATGCTTATATTTAAACCCTTCATCCTTCGGGCCAACCACCAGAAAGCTCAGAGTATG CTCCAGTCATCGGCCATTTCCGAAAACCCCGCTGGTGACACTGAAGTGGAGATCCTTGCATCCAATCACACCACGAAAGCCAGTCAGGAGGACCATAGTGGCGGCCATGGGGGACATGATGACCATGAGGAAGAG TTCAACTTTGGTGATATCTTTGTCCACCAAGCTATCCACACCATTGAATACTGCCTGGGCTGCATCTCCAACACAGCATCTTACCTCCGGCTCTGGGCACTCAGCTTGGCTCATGCAC AGCTATCAGAGGTGCTCTGGACCATGGTGATGAACATTGGACTCAAGAATAGTGGCTGGGGAGGACTTATTGGGGTCTTCATCATCTTTGCCATCTTTGCCGTTCTCACAATCGCGATCCTGCTTGTCATGGAGGGCCTGTCTGCGTTCCTGCATGCACTGCGTCTTCATTG